A single Xylanimonas cellulosilytica DSM 15894 DNA region contains:
- a CDS encoding HAMP domain-containing sensor histidine kinase, with amino-acid sequence MALRPLDPLRSLKMKLGVLVVAAVTFAAAMTWLGLRVHLGPSRTFPLVIVLSLVLTQVLARGMTSPLREMTAAAEAMAAGHYDQRVTATSRDEVGALAAAFNQMAEDLESSDRTRRDLIANVSHELRTPVAALQAQLENMVDGVTEPTPATLELSLAQTERLTRLVTYLLDLSRVEAGASALTISELAVGDLLEECAQSLSMVEAVKNLRYVVDVTPSDLVLEADAERLRQIVVNLLQNAIRHSPPGGEIRLDAYPEGDDVVIEVADDGPGIAPEDRDRVFERFARGKVTASGGTGIGLAIVRWAVDLHGGQVAVVDSPGGAGATMRLVLPARAHPAPGVTTTDADA; translated from the coding sequence GGCGTCCTGGTGGTCGCCGCGGTGACGTTCGCGGCGGCGATGACCTGGCTGGGGCTGCGGGTGCACCTGGGTCCCAGCCGCACCTTCCCGCTGGTGATCGTGCTGTCCCTGGTGCTGACGCAGGTGCTCGCGCGGGGCATGACCTCTCCGCTGCGAGAGATGACGGCGGCTGCGGAGGCGATGGCCGCGGGGCACTACGACCAGCGGGTCACGGCGACCAGCCGTGACGAGGTGGGCGCGCTCGCCGCGGCGTTCAACCAGATGGCGGAGGATCTCGAGTCCTCGGACCGCACCCGCCGCGACCTGATCGCCAACGTGTCCCACGAGCTGCGCACGCCGGTGGCGGCGTTGCAGGCGCAGCTCGAGAACATGGTCGACGGCGTCACGGAGCCGACGCCCGCGACCCTGGAGCTCTCGCTCGCGCAGACGGAGCGCCTCACGCGCCTGGTCACCTACCTGCTCGACCTGTCCCGGGTCGAGGCGGGGGCGTCGGCGCTGACGATCAGCGAGCTCGCCGTGGGCGACCTCCTCGAGGAGTGCGCGCAGTCGCTGAGCATGGTCGAGGCGGTCAAGAACCTGCGCTACGTGGTCGACGTCACGCCGTCGGACCTGGTGCTGGAGGCGGATGCCGAGCGGCTCCGCCAGATCGTCGTCAACCTGCTGCAGAACGCCATCCGGCACTCGCCCCCGGGCGGTGAGATCCGGCTGGACGCCTACCCGGAGGGCGACGACGTCGTCATCGAGGTCGCCGACGACGGCCCGGGGATCGCCCCGGAGGACCGCGATCGCGTCTTCGAGCGGTTCGCGCGGGGCAAGGTGACCGCGAGCGGCGGCACCGGCATCGGGCTGGCGATCGTCCGGTGGGCGGTGGACCTGCACGGTGGTCAGGTCGCCGTCGTCGACTCCCCCGGCGGGGCGGGGGCCACGATGCGGCTGGTGCTGCCTGCGCGGGCGCACCCGGCCCCCGGGGTGACGACGACCGACGCGGACGCCTGA